Proteins encoded within one genomic window of Odocoileus virginianus isolate 20LAN1187 ecotype Illinois chromosome 2, Ovbor_1.2, whole genome shotgun sequence:
- the SEC16A gene encoding protein transport protein Sec16A isoform X4 — translation MQPPPQAVPSGVVGPPPSGSPQTMFWSNSPYRRQAGSHTPMAPITCPLQPVTDPFAFSRQALQNTSLGGSSKSSPPILQGPAPPSSLARVGLPVPHTNAGDSSQGPCEPLPGPPLQPRADASPFPGVPTPSAPHGPEMNRSAETPGPEPELPNAPYLPQYIPGVGSSSSRGGLLQGHVPRPDRPLSRPSPPDSTAPPAALPLPPQPHQQVPGQWGPGQGGPRPPGQHYWPGPEGALQIPGPHASSVTHFPPPSSLHQRPGHEQLGPPASLPGPSASDGRNEAVYLPSEDHSVNSLDPESAFKQNSRVGNPRANQELRSSPGVNREQLSGLAPVNPLAQENSPESHLHYPPGAGGGWTPLDAGSGALAMFFRGGETENEENLLSETAGSAGQADVDGFCLGQLPTHVGVGGAYQPFPRGSSSEPAQLGGEPQRYFPRSAGSPHEKAASKSAAVHLWADTAHAGSQYENVENLEFVQNQEVLPSEPLSMDPSSPGDPLKCGPLPGPAGPRLGAVGPAAGGGPNLEALDMTAHSARSDSTSSSYSSQSQRGLPGAARPHDSGTFIQQEVGKPEDESPGRFFKQIDSSPVGGETDEITSQNYHGSLSQPSTPSPPKPTGIFQTSANSSFEPVKSHLVGVKPVEADRANVVGEVRGPSAHQKQHRVAAATPDAAPGNLEQPPDNMETLFPQQLCTLPLATPMEAGHGLLQASGPPLETVLPTPEKRSSTRVQGPVKCESPATTLWAQNELPDFGGNVLLAPAAPALHVPVKPQPSEVIQPPDEGMARQVGPGVQSGDGLGASENLENPPQLGEEEALPPQAGPGYASLLSSPPTESLQNQPILIAQPDQSHNLGQPVNVSVSLPNPNEKAASWRDSSVGDKPTVSSRAAGGDPGENVPLSGMPAGSLLCSPLPNHLAQSPFPQVSGIYDMVSNQAANLLVQPHSHPKASLPEGQKVYSTDSVPPEGLPSPAGGAGLMLVPPASSTSVPDSSKSGVCGGRDIASGALDFTFGRTLENPAGMYSPAHADGPASGQQTTASHRPPGPGANTPDRFYQQVMKEAQDQPRAERAQQELAPPLPAPQGPRAALPEPSNPGSPPVQAQPPDPARPASPAPADVGQQMLSRPPRSSSASVVSTSSSQAAPQPDQQWLQPPPPDLASYYYYRSLCDGYQPPYPSPYPPDPGPAPHYYQDIYSLYDPRYRPCDSAAYVDPYRYPEPERPSSRASHCSDRPTARQAYPEGYYNSKSGWSSQSDYYASYYSSQYDYGDPGRWDRFYYGSRFRDPRAYDRRYWYDAEYDSYRKENYAYGDRPEKYDDRYRYDPRFTGSFDDEPEPPRDPCGEEVDRRSEQSEHSARSLQSRRSSFSAHSHQSQVYRSHNTPAGSYEVPPVPASFHGDYAYGPYGSDFHSAPGFPEYGYPTEASWPSVEQAPSRPSSPEKFSVPHVCARFGPGGQLIKVIPNLPSEGQPALVEIHSMETLLQHTPEQEEMRAFPGPLGKDDTHKVDVINFAQNKATKCLQNENLIDKESASLLWSFIVLLCRQNGTVVGTDIAELLLRDHRTVWLPGKSPNEANLIDFTNEAVEQVEEEESGEAQLSFLTDNQAASTLEKDTERFRELLLYGRKKDALESAMKNGLWGHALLLASKMDSRTHARVMTRFANSLPINDPLQTVYQLMSGRMPAASTCCGDEKWGDWRPHLAMILSNLSSNVDVESRAMATMGDTLASKGLLDAAHFCYLMAQVGFGVYTRKTTKLVLIGSNHSLPFLKFATNEAIQRTEAYEFAQSLGAQTCSLPSFQVFKFIYCCRLAEMGLATQAFHYCEAIAKSVLAEPHRHSPVLLRQLVQVASQLRLFDPQLKEKPEEEASAEPAWLVQLQLMERQVKEGAMAWSQEGACPQRCSSSPSHEVGPRDGPGPTQLLGLGADNPLLAPPAPGAELFSQDVRLLPSAPLTLPDGPPAIPARVPMLPVPLPRPVELGPVHGPPEAVPGFAEPSGPDPMALYPGPGAPTLQDTDRLLPEARGQDAGAVPPETPGRSSNSEPGEEEFGGNFANMGSFRTAPGSEAPPQALQPPAPLTPTPEAQRPVQAAKKESKEPKKSSESWFSRWLPVKKRTEAYLPDDKNKSIVWDEKKNRWVDINEPEEELGPGHVTWTS, via the exons ATGCAGCCGCCACCCCAGGCCGTCCCGTCTGGCGTGGTTGGGCCGCCTCCATCGGGGAGTCCTCAGACCATGTTCTGGTCTAACAGCCCGTACAGGAGGCAGGCCGGCAGTCACACTCCGATGGCCCCAATAACCTGCCCACTGCAGCCAGTGACAGATCCTTTTGCTTTCAGCCGACAGGCTCTCCAGAATACATCGCTGGGCGGCTCATCTAAAAGCAGCCCACCCATTTTGCAAGGCCCAGCCCCGCCGTCATCCCTGGCACGTGTGGGTCTGCCCGTGCCTCACACAAACGCGGGGGATAGCTCCCAAGGGCCCTGCGAACCTCTGCCGGGACCTCCACTGCAGCCCAGGGCAGACGCCAGCCCGTTTCCCGGGGTGCCGACCCCCTCGGCCCCACACGGGCCCGAGATGAACAGGAGTGCCGAGACTCCTGGCCCAGAGCCTGAGCTCCCGAACGCGCCGTACCTGCCACAGTACATTCCAGGAGTGGGGTCCAGCAGCTCTCGCGGGGGCCTTCTGCAGGGGCATGTGCCTCGGCCTGACAGACCCCTGAGCCGGCCAAGCCCCCCCGACAGCACCGCGCCCCCAGCAGCGCTCCCTCTCCCCCCTCAGCCCCATCAGCAAGTGCCCGGGCAGtgggggccagggcagggaggCCCGCGGCCCCCAGGTCAGCATTACTGGCCTGGCCCAGAGGGAGCCCTGCAGATCCCAGGGCCTCATGCCTCCAGCGTCACCCACTTTCCCCCTCCATCCAGCCTGCATCAGCGTCCTGGCCACGAGCAGCTCGGCCCCCCGGCATCCTTACCAGGACCCTCGGCCAGTGACGGAAGAAACGAGGCTGTCTACCTGCCCAGTGAAGACCACTCAGTAAATAGCCTTGATCCAGAGAGCGCATTCAAACAGAATTCCAGAGTTGGGAACCCTCGGGCAAACCAGGAGCTCAGGTCGAGCCCTGGAGTGAACAGAGAGCAGCTGTCAGGCCTGGCTCCTGTTAACCCGCTTGCTCAGGAAAACAGCCCGGAAAGCCACTTGCACTACCcgccgggggccgggggcggcTGGACCCCGCTGGACGCGGGCTCGGGCGCACTCGCCATGTTTTTCagaggaggagagacagagaatgaAGAGAACCTCTTGTCGGAAACAGCAGGCTCTGCCGGGCAGGCCGACGTGGATGGTTTCTGCCTCGGCCAGCTTCCCACACACGTGGGCGTGGGAGGTGCTTACCAGCCCTTTCCCAGAGGCTCCAGCAGCGAGCCCGCGCAGCTGGGGGGAGAGCCGCAGCGTTACTTTCCTCGGTCTGCAGGCAGCCCCCATGAGAAAGCAGCCTCTAAGTCAGCCGCCGTGCACCTGTGGGCAGACACGGCCCATGCAGGGTCTCAGTATGAGAACGTTGAGAACCTGGAGTTCGTTCAGAACCAGGAAGTTCTGCCGAGCGAGCCCCTCAGCATGGATCCTTCCTCCCCAGGCGATCCGCTCAAGTGCGGGCCCCTTCCCGGCCCGGCTGGCCCCAGGCTTGGTGCGGTGGGCCCTGCGGCTGGCGGGGGCCCTAATCTCGAGGCCCTGGATATGACGGCGCACTCTGCACGGTCTGACAGCACGTCCTCCAGTTACAGCAGCCAGAGCCAGCGGGGCCTTCCAGGTGCAGCCAGGCCCCACGACTCGGGCACCTTTATTCAGCAGGAAGTGGGGAAACCTGAGGATGAGTCTCCAGGGAGGTTTTTTAAGCAGATCGATTCTTCTCCTGTCGGCGGCGAGACGGACGAGATCACCAGCCAGAACTACCACGGCAGCTTGTCCCAGCCCTCGACCCCAAGCCCCCCAAAACCTACAGGGATATTTCAGACGAGTGCAAACAGTTCTTTTGAACCCGTGAAATCGCACTTGGTTGGAGTAAAACCCGTTGAGGCAGATCGTGCCAACGTGGTAGGAGAGGTGAGGGGGCCTAGCGCCCACCAGAAGCAGCACAGAGTGGCCGCCGCCACGCCTGATGCCGCCCCCGGCAACCTGGAGCAGCCCCCCGACAACATGGAGACCCTCTTCCCGCAGCAGCTCTGCACGCTGCCTCTTGCCACACCCATGGAGGCTGGACATGGACTTCTGCAGGCCTCAGGGCCGCCCTTGGAAACGGTGCTGCCAACACCCGAGAAGAGGTCCTCGACCAGGGTGCAGGGGCCTGTGAAGTGTGAGAGCCCCGCAACGACCTTGTGGGCGCAGAATGAGCTCCCAGATTTTGGGGGCAACGTCCTTCTGGCCCCGGCAGCTCCCGCGCTTCACGTGCCAGTGAAACCTCAGCCATCTGAAGTGATCCAGCCCCCAGACGAGGGGATGGCAAGGCAGGTGGGCCCAGGTGTTCAGAGTGGGGATGGCCTTGGTGCTTCTGAGAACCTGGAGAATCCTCCCCAGCTGGGTGAAGAGGAGGCCCTTCCACCACAGGCTGGCCCCGGCTATGCTAGCCTGCTGTCCTCCCCGCCCACTGAGTCTTTGCAGAATCAGCCCATCTTGATCGCCCAGCCCGATCAAAGCCATAATCTGGGTCAGCCTGTTAACGTTTCTGTGTCCTTACCAAATCCTAACGAGAAGGCTGCGTCCTGGAGAGACTCTTCGGTGGGAGATAAGCCCACAGTCAGCAGCCGGGCTGCCGGAGGTGATCCTGGAGAGAATGTACCTTTGTCTGGGATGCCAGCAGGCTCTCTCCTCTGCTCGCCTCTGCCTAACCATCTGGCCCAGAGTCCTTTTCCACAAGTTTCTGGTATCTATGACATGGTTTCTAATCAAGCTGCTAATTTGCTGGTTCAGCCGCACTCTCATCCAAAGGCCTCGCTTCCGGAAGGTCAGAAGGTCTACAGCACAGACAGTGTGCCTCCCGAGGGGCTGCCCAGTCCTGCGGGGGGTGCGGGCCTGATGTTGGTGCCGCCTGCAAGCAGCACCTCCGTGCCTGACAGCAGCAAGTCAGGCGTCTGTGGCGGTCGGGACATAGCTTCCGGAGCCCTGGACTTCACGTTCGGTAGGACTTTGGAAAATCCTGCAGGAATGTACAGCCCGGCCCATGCGGATGGCCCGGCCTCTGGTCAGCAGACTACTGCCAGTCATCGGCCACCTGGGCCTGGGGCAAACACCCCAGACCGTTTCTATCAGCAGGTGATGAAAGAGGCTCAGGATCAGCCCCGTGCAGAGAGAGCCCAGCAGGAGCTGGCACCGCCACTGCCTGCTCCGCAGGGGCCCAGAGCAGCGCTTCCGGAGCCTTCAAACCCAGGGAGTCCCCCAGTGCAGGCACAGCCTCCAGACCCAGCCCGGCCCGCGAGCCCAGCTCCTGCTGACGTGGGTCAGCAGATGCTGTCCCGGCCGCCTCGGTCCTCCAGCGCCTCTGTCGTGTCCACCAGCTCAAGCCAGGCGGCCCCGCAGCCCGACCAGCAGTGGCTGCAGCCCCCGCCTCCTGACTTGGCATCCTACTACTACTACAGGTCCCTGTGTGATGGCTACCAGCCCCCGTACCCCTCTCCGTACCCGCCGGATCCTGGCCCAGCCCCCCACTATTACCAG GACATATATAGCCTCTACGACCCCAGGTACAGGCCCTGCGACAGCGCTGCCTACGTGGACCCCTACCGCTACCCCGAGCCCGAGCGGCCCAGCTCCCGGGCCAGCCACTGCTCCGACCGGCCGACCGCCAG GCAAGCGTATCCTGAAGGTTACTATAATTCCAAAAGTGGATGGAGCAGTCAGAGTGATTACTATGCAAGTTACTATTCCAGCCAGTACGATTACGGAG ACCCAGGTCGCTGGGATCGGTTCTACTACGGTTCTCGGTTCAGAGATCCCCGTGCCTACGACCGGAGGTACTGGTATGATGCTGAGTACGACTCCTACAGGAAGGAGAACTATGCCTATGGGGACAG GCCCGAGAAATACGACGACCGCTACAGGTACGACCCCCGCTTCACCGGGAGCTTTGATGATGAGCCCGAGCCGCCTCGGGACCCGTGCGGGGAGGAGGTGGACCGGCGCAGCGAGCAGAGCGAGCACTCGGCGCGTAGCCTGCAGAGCCGCCGCAGCAGCTTCAGCGCCCACTCCCACCAG AGTCAGGTGTACCGGAGTCACAACACACCTGCCGGGTCCTACGAGGTGCCCCCTGTGCCCGCCTCCTTCCACGGTGATTACGCCTACGGCCCCTACGGGAGCGACTTccacagcgcgccaggcttcccagagTACGGCTACCCCACCGAGGCCAGCTGGCCCTCCGTGGAGCAAG CTCCCTCGAGGCCCTCTTCTCCCGAGAAGTTCTCAGTGCCTCACGTCTGTGCCAGGTTTGGTCCTGGGGGCCAGCTCATCAAAGTGATTCCAAACCTGCCTTCAGAAGGACAGCCTGCACTGGTTGAAATTCACAGCATGGAG ACCTTGCTGCAGCACACGCCGGAGCAGGAGGAGATGCGGGCCTTCCCAGGACCTCTCGGCAA AGATGACACCCATAAAGTGGATGTTATTAATTTTGCACAGAACAAGGCTACAAAGTGTTTGCAGAATGAAAACTTAATAGACAAAGAGTCTGCGAGTCTCCTCTGGAGCTTTATTGTCCTGCTGTGCAGGCAGAACGGG ACCGTGGTGGGCACAGACATTGCGGAGCTCTTGTTACGAGACCACCGAACTGTGTGGCTTCCTGGGAAGTCGCCAAACGAGGCCAACCTGATCGATTTCACCAATGAGGCCGTGGagcaggtggaggaggaggagtccGGCGAGGCCCAGCTCTCGTTCCTCACGGACAATCAGGCCGCCAGCACCCTTGAGAAAGACACGGAACGGTTCCGGGAGCTGCTGCTCTACGGCCGCAAGAAG GATGCCTTAGAGTCTGCGATGAAGAACGGCTTGTGGGGCCACGCCCTGTTACTTGCCAGTAAGATGGACAGCCGGACGCATGCCAGAGTCATGACCAG GTTTGCCAACAGCCTTCCAATCAACGACCCCCTGCAGACCGTCTACCAGCTGATGTCAGGGCGGATGCCGGCCGCGTCCACG TGCTGTGGGGATGAGAAGTGGGGAGACTGGCGGCCGCACTTGGCCATGATCTTGTCCAACCTGAGCAGCAACGTGGACGTGGAGTCTCGGGCCATGGCCACGATGGGCGACACCCTGG CCTCCAAAGGGCTCCTGGACGCCGCGCACTTCTGCTACCTCATGGCCCAGGTCGGATTCGGGGTGTACACCAGGAAGACCACAAAGCTTGTCTTAATCGGGTCAAACCACAG TTTGCCGTTTTTAAAGTTCGCGACCAACGAAGCGATCCAGAGGACAGAAGCCTACGAGTTCGCTCAGTCCTTGGGGGCACAGACCTGCTCCTTACCCAGCTTCCAG GTGTTCAAGTTCATCTACTGCTGCCGCCTGGCCGAGATGGGGCTGGCCACGCAGGCCTTCCACTACTGCGAGGCAATCGCCAAGAGCGTCCTGGCAGAGCCCCACAGACACTCGCCAGTGCTGCTCCGCCAGCTGGTGCAG GTCGCCTCCCAGTTGCGCCTCTTTGACCCTCAGCTGAAGGAGAAGCCGGAGGAGGAGGCGTCTGCGGAGCCCGCCTGGCTGGTCCAGCTGCAGCTCATGGAGAGACAGGTCAAG GAGGGCGCCATGGCCTGGAGTCAGGAAGGAGCCTGCCCCCAGCGCTGCTCCAGCTCGCCAAGTCATGAGGTGGGGCCCCGTGATGGCCCGGGACCCACCCAGTTGTTGGGCCTGGGCGCTGACAACCCGCTGCTGGCCCCGCCGGCGCCTGGCGCTGAACTCTTCAGCCAGGACGTGCGGCTGCTGCCCTCAG CTCCTCTGACGCTCCCTGACGGCCCACCAGCCATCCCCGCCCGGGTGCCCATGTTACCTGTGCCACTGCCGCGCCCTGTTGAGCTGGGGCCTGTACATGGACCCCCGGAGGCTGTACCTGGCTTTGCAGAGCCCTCCGGGCCTGACCCCATGGCCCTGTACCCCGGACCTGGGGCGCCAACCCTCCAGGACACAGACCGCCTGCTCCCGGAGGCCAGGGGCCAGGACGCAG GGGCGGTGCCACCGGAGACGCCGGGCAGAAGCTCGAACTCGGAGCCGGGAGAGGAGGAGTTTGGTGGGAACTTTGCTAATATG GGCTCCTTCAGGACCGCACCGGGCTCTGAGGCGCCGCCGCAGGCCCTGCAGCCACCCGCGCCGCTGACGCCCACACCCGAAGCGCAGAGACCTGTCCAGGCCGCCAAGAAGGAGAGCAAGGAGCCGAAGAAG AGCAGCGAATCCTGGTTCTCTCGCTGGCTGCCTGTGAAGAAAAGGACAGAAGCCTATCTGCCAGATGACAAGAACAAATCG ATTGTCTGGGATGAGAAGAAGAACCGATGGGTGGATATCAACGAGCCAGAGGAGGAG CTGGGACCAGGGCACGTTACGTGGACGTCTTGA